The proteins below come from a single Candidatus Izemoplasmatales bacterium genomic window:
- a CDS encoding PAS domain-containing protein, with product MTPSPLFDPRRSAVLDRAVADVLDDPGADKSAAARRHRTAFDAATPFDVLGMTRFASVGSGGAEAILGEAGKLIHLFRNGLSVYPWNREVHPALVALRQENDDVLAAIRTLSQLFSALDDPASRRTLAEWIGRFEELERKFRKAELLLHPALDAHLPSPVPLKVMWMLHDEIRAARAELASALSAPDPDPANLSLLAGRFHYDVVGLTEKEELILYPAAATLLSPAEWYGIGKEAAGFGFAFGADPAVVETTAGAIPAGVFSVRTGTLGFDQLALVLDALPLEITFIDEHDVTRYYNGGKTKIFMRTPQILGRPVYNCHPEKSVPVVRGMLQSFKEGRRDAAELWIELKGRFVHIVYRALRDASGAYRGTIEIVQDLTHERSLTGTRETVDL from the coding sequence ATGACCCCATCGCCCCTGTTCGATCCCAGGCGCAGCGCCGTCCTCGACCGCGCGGTCGCAGACGTCCTCGACGATCCCGGCGCCGACAAGAGCGCGGCCGCCCGCCGCCACCGTACCGCGTTCGACGCCGCGACGCCGTTCGATGTCCTCGGCATGACCCGCTTCGCGTCGGTCGGATCCGGCGGCGCGGAGGCGATCCTCGGCGAGGCCGGCAAGCTGATCCACCTCTTCAGGAACGGCCTCTCGGTCTACCCGTGGAACCGCGAGGTCCATCCTGCGCTCGTCGCCCTCCGCCAGGAGAACGACGACGTCCTCGCGGCGATCCGCACGCTTTCGCAATTGTTCTCCGCACTCGACGATCCCGCGTCGCGACGGACGCTCGCGGAGTGGATCGGACGTTTCGAAGAACTCGAACGCAAGTTCCGGAAGGCGGAACTCCTCCTCCATCCGGCACTCGACGCCCATCTGCCCTCGCCGGTGCCGCTCAAGGTGATGTGGATGCTGCACGACGAGATCCGCGCGGCTCGGGCGGAACTTGCGAGCGCGCTTTCGGCTCCGGATCCGGACCCGGCCAACCTATCCCTGCTCGCCGGAAGGTTCCACTACGACGTCGTCGGCCTGACGGAAAAGGAGGAACTGATCCTCTACCCGGCGGCCGCGACGCTCCTTTCGCCTGCGGAATGGTACGGGATTGGGAAAGAAGCGGCCGGCTTCGGCTTTGCCTTCGGGGCGGACCCGGCCGTCGTCGAGACGACCGCGGGCGCGATCCCGGCGGGCGTCTTCTCGGTCCGCACCGGCACGCTCGGCTTCGATCAGCTCGCGCTCGTCCTCGACGCGCTCCCGCTCGAGATCACCTTCATCGACGAACACGACGTCACCCGCTACTATAACGGCGGGAAGACGAAGATCTTCATGCGCACGCCGCAGATCCTCGGCCGGCCGGTGTACAACTGCCACCCGGAGAAGAGCGTGCCCGTCGTGCGGGGGATGCTGCAATCGTTCAAGGAGGGGCGGCGCGACGCCGCCGAACTCTGGATCGAGCTGAAGGGGCGCTTCGTCCACATCGTCTATCGCGCGCTGCGCGACGCCAGCGGCGCCTACCGCGGCACGATCGAGATCGTCCAGGACCTGACCCACGAACGCTCTCTTACGGGCACGCGCGAGACCGTCGACCTCTGA
- a CDS encoding helix-turn-helix transcriptional regulator codes for MKDLLSIRKEKNLTQRELGEIIGVSNAQIGRIESGVCELSLTQYAKLITALSLSAEQASQLMEEALATAKPPRTRKSKARD; via the coding sequence ATGAAAGACTTGCTTTCGATCAGAAAAGAAAAAAATTTAACTCAAAGAGAACTTGGAGAGATCATCGGCGTTTCAAATGCACAGATTGGTCGAATTGAATCAGGCGTTTGTGAACTATCACTTACGCAATACGCAAAATTGATCACTGCACTTAGTCTTTCTGCAGAACAAGCTTCTCAATTGATGGAAGAAGCTCTTGCGACTGCAAAGCCTCCGAGGACTAGAAAATCAAAGGCCAGGGACTAA
- a CDS encoding replication initiation factor domain-containing protein, with product MLERTYMNTKCKRGGNSIPVSVGNEQKQPGGIISEIKLDKRILWDWVSYTFDTLEYHESFIASVGKKFVTIAKTETNDEILNTLLFVLGVPPPVDWSSIEQDEYAINNFKFSITIGEFIEINFAGPRSANDRMTTQILLRGQACRELVEFRRRDSKYPFVELFAFCRALGGHFKRADLAIDDFTGKEIDIYDLEEFVDNKWFTATYQGCMKIKDLDYRGGIFSKGFSLTFGSPKSNQLQIYDKNLERKSQNFETFGTNVWYRYEMRFVDDKADQIVEEYMKVMTSGDEDPFRVSRFAMEALNGCITFKDPEQCSKFRKKNPKWTTIKDKISDAVPLPEWLAFTETVKKTDLRSHGKVEKSIDRTEKWMNKSLLLIFAELFLTYQEDYLSKHLLAALVGLERMDDPSLEAVNKKRESLGKKRITMQDVQEKHDELIGKITRGNIRVVLDDLPF from the coding sequence GTGCTTGAAAGGACATACATGAATACAAAATGTAAGCGGGGGGGTAATAGCATCCCCGTAAGTGTCGGAAATGAGCAGAAACAACCAGGGGGAATCATTTCAGAGATCAAGCTTGACAAGCGGATCCTCTGGGACTGGGTTTCGTATACATTCGACACCCTGGAGTATCACGAGTCGTTCATTGCATCGGTTGGTAAGAAGTTCGTAACAATCGCGAAAACCGAAACGAACGACGAGATCCTGAACACGCTTCTGTTCGTCCTGGGGGTTCCGCCGCCTGTTGACTGGAGTTCGATCGAGCAGGACGAATACGCGATCAACAATTTCAAATTCAGCATCACCATCGGCGAATTCATCGAGATCAATTTCGCCGGGCCGCGATCGGCGAATGATCGCATGACGACTCAGATCCTGCTCCGTGGTCAAGCATGCCGGGAACTGGTCGAGTTCCGTCGAAGGGATTCGAAGTATCCGTTCGTCGAGCTGTTCGCGTTCTGTCGCGCCCTTGGCGGTCATTTCAAGAGAGCCGACCTTGCGATCGACGATTTCACCGGAAAAGAGATCGATATCTACGACCTGGAGGAGTTCGTAGACAACAAGTGGTTCACCGCAACCTATCAAGGCTGCATGAAGATCAAGGATCTGGACTATCGTGGCGGCATCTTCAGCAAAGGCTTTTCGCTGACCTTTGGATCCCCGAAATCGAATCAGCTTCAGATCTACGATAAGAACCTGGAGCGCAAGTCCCAGAATTTCGAAACGTTCGGAACCAATGTCTGGTATCGATATGAAATGCGCTTCGTGGACGACAAGGCGGATCAGATCGTCGAGGAATACATGAAGGTCATGACATCCGGTGACGAGGATCCTTTTCGGGTATCCAGGTTCGCGATGGAAGCACTGAACGGTTGCATCACCTTCAAGGATCCTGAGCAGTGTTCGAAGTTCAGAAAGAAGAATCCGAAATGGACGACCATCAAGGACAAGATCTCAGATGCGGTTCCTCTGCCGGAGTGGCTTGCTTTCACGGAAACGGTCAAGAAGACGGATCTGAGATCCCATGGGAAGGTCGAGAAGTCCATCGATCGCACTGAAAAGTGGATGAACAAGTCGCTCCTGCTGATCTTCGCAGAACTCTTCCTGACCTACCAGGAAGACTATCTATCAAAGCACCTTCTGGCTGCCCTGGTGGGACTGGAACGCATGGACGATCCCTCCCTGGAGGCCGTGAACAAGAAGCGCGAATCCCTGGGCAAGAAACGCATCACGATGCAGGATGTCCAGGAGAAGCACGACGAACTCATTGGAAAGATCACCAGGGGGAACATCCGGGTTGTCCTGGATGATTTGCCCTTCTAG